The region CCTTCAACGGAGTGCATACACGTACCTCAGCGCTGGATATCCGACCAATGACACGGCTCGGCCATGCCAACCAGAACCTTGCGCGGCCCCACGAAGGACGAGCGCCCGTGGGCCACCAGCATATTGTCGAGCATCAGCAGATCGCCCTCCTGCCACGGAAACGCTATGGTTGCTTCGTTGTACACCGCGCGCAGATGATTGAGAACCTCAGGCTCGATCGAGCTGCCGTCGCCGTAGTAGGTGTTGTATGGCAGGTCGGCCTCCGGCATCGCCGCCAGCAGCGACTCGCGGATCGCCGGCTCCTGGGTCGAGATGTGGAAGAAGGTTCCGTGGTTGAACCAGACCGGCTCGTCTGTGCGCGGGTGTTTGGCGACCGCCGGACGAACATAGCGGATACGCAGCCCGTTGTCGGGCTTCCATTCGGCTTCGATCTGATTGTCTCGGCAGTAGGCTTCGACCTCGCGCCGATCGGTCGTCTTGAAGACCTGCTCCCAGGAATAGCCCAGCCCGTCGCCGAAGTTGCGCACGTACATGATCTGCTTTTCGGTGAAGCGCTGGCGCACTGCCGGGTCGATGCGCTCGAAGATCGCGCGACAGTCGGCGATCGGCGTCTCGCCGCCCTGCTGCGCTGCAGTGACGCAGAAGAAATAAATCTTCATCGGCCAGCTTTCGGTGTGCGAGTTTTCGTTGTGCAGGAAGATCCGCTGCGCGGGCGGATAGTCCGTCGAGGTGTAGATATTGGCGCTGACCTGGCTGCGTGGCGTGGCTGGCTCGCGGTACTCGGCCCAGTTGTCGGCGGTGCTGCCGATGAACTGCTCGAAGTCGCTCACCGATCCCAGGGCAAAACCCCGCAACAAGATGCCGCCATGCTTCAGCAGCCAGCTCTCGATCTGCTCGCGATGGCCTGCCGCCCACTCAATCAGGCGCACGCCATCCACAACCGGCGTGACCAGCAGCGGCAGCGGACGATCGGGCTGGAGGGTATTGGTCGCGATCAGGTCCGGCTGCGCGATGCTGACGGCCTTGCGCCTGGCGATGGGCTGGCGCTTCGCTCCGCTGTTTGTATGCTCCGGGTTGCTCATAGCCGGTGATCCCCTTTCTATTGATCCGATAGCATCTTCCGCCGAATGTCTTTGATCTTGCGCTGGTGCGCTGCTCTCAGGTCGCGCGCCTGGCTGATCTGGTGCTGTCGCTCCGCCTCGCTCAGGTGCTCGACAAACAGGTGCAGCGGCGCGTCGGGCTGCTGCACAGCCATGCCAAGCACGGCGATGAACTGCTCGATCATCCGCGCGATCGTGGTCTGCTCGAACAGCTCGGCGTCATACTTGAACAGACCGGCGATCCCTGTCGGCTCCTCGATCAGCTCGACGACCAGATCGAACTTAGCAATGCCCGTATCGAGCGGCTGCGGCTCGACCCTCACCTGATCCAGATCCAGCGCTGGCATCGGCGTGTTCTGCAAGACCAGCACAACCTGGAAGAGCGGCGCGTGGTGCAGGCTGCGCTGCGGCTGAAGCTCGTTGACCAGCAGATCGAAGGGCAGATCTTGATGGGCGTAGGCGGCCAGACAGACGGCGCGCACGCGGTGAAGCAGTTCGCGGAACGTTGGATTGCCCGAAAGGTCGGCGCGCAGCGCCAGCAGATTGACGAAGAAGCCGATCAGCCCTGCGGTTTCGGCGTGCGTGCGGTTGGCAATATCCGCGCCCACCAGCAGATCGTCCTGACGGGTGTACCAGTGCAGCAGCACATCAAGCGCCGCCAGCAGCGTCATAAACAGCGTCATGCCCGTCTGGCGGCTCATGTTCGCGAGCGCGTC is a window of Herpetosiphonaceae bacterium DNA encoding:
- a CDS encoding TauD/TfdA family dioxygenase is translated as MSNPEHTNSGAKRQPIARRKAVSIAQPDLIATNTLQPDRPLPLLVTPVVDGVRLIEWAAGHREQIESWLLKHGGILLRGFALGSVSDFEQFIGSTADNWAEYREPATPRSQVSANIYTSTDYPPAQRIFLHNENSHTESWPMKIYFFCVTAAQQGGETPIADCRAIFERIDPAVRQRFTEKQIMYVRNFGDGLGYSWEQVFKTTDRREVEAYCRDNQIEAEWKPDNGLRIRYVRPAVAKHPRTDEPVWFNHGTFFHISTQEPAIRESLLAAMPEADLPYNTYYGDGSSIEPEVLNHLRAVYNEATIAFPWQEGDLLMLDNMLVAHGRSSFVGPRKVLVGMAEPCHWSDIQR